A single Pseudomonadota bacterium DNA region contains:
- a CDS encoding heavy-metal-associated domain-containing protein, protein MQKTALMLIGLFLLSGPVLAEPQEVLEIDVAGMTCAFCAYGIEKNLGKLPGVDLAQVSLEAKKVRVVMKAGETPDETVIRETIRDAGFTPKESTRYTKDD, encoded by the coding sequence ATGCAAAAGACAGCTTTAATGCTGATCGGTTTATTTCTCTTATCGGGGCCGGTACTCGCAGAGCCACAGGAGGTGCTGGAGATCGATGTCGCCGGCATGACCTGTGCATTCTGCGCCTATGGCATCGAGAAAAACCTGGGCAAGCTGCCCGGGGTCGACCTGGCCCAGGTTAGCCTGGAGGCCAAGAAAGTACGCGTAGTGATGAAAGCCGGTGAGACCCCGGACGAAACGGTTATCCGGGAAACCATCCGCGACGCCGGCTTTACACCGAAAGAAAGTACTCGCTACACCAAGGACGACTGA